A single region of the Indicator indicator isolate 239-I01 chromosome 3, UM_Iind_1.1, whole genome shotgun sequence genome encodes:
- the NDUFA5 gene encoding NADH dehydrogenase [ubiquinone] 1 alpha subcomplex subunit 5 isoform X1 produces MAGALRKTTGLVGLAVSEHPHERLRILYTKILGVLQSIPKDAAYRKYTEQIVNERFNLVQKETDVQKLEDKLNSGQIEEVIVQAENELSLARKMIQWKPWEPLVEEPPSDQWKWPM; encoded by the exons ATGGCGGGGGCACTGAGGAAG ACCACTGGACTTGTAGGATTGGCTGTATCTGAACACCCTCATGAG CGCCTGCGAATACTGTACACAAAAATACTTGGTGTCCTACAAAGTATTCCCAAAGATGCAGCATATAGGAAATACACTGAACAGATTGTAAATGAACGATTTAATTTGGTGCAAAAG GAAACCGATGTGCAAAAGCTAGAGGACAAACTGAATAGTGGTCAAATAGAAGAAGTCATTGTACAG GCTGAAAATGAGCTTTCCCTGGCAAGAAAGATGATACAGTGGAAACCATGGGAACCTTTAGTTGAAGAACCTCCTTCTGACCAGTGGAAATGGCCAATGTAA
- the NDUFA5 gene encoding NADH dehydrogenase [ubiquinone] 1 alpha subcomplex subunit 5 isoform X2, which yields MAGALRKRLRILYTKILGVLQSIPKDAAYRKYTEQIVNERFNLVQKETDVQKLEDKLNSGQIEEVIVQAENELSLARKMIQWKPWEPLVEEPPSDQWKWPM from the exons ATGGCGGGGGCACTGAGGAAG CGCCTGCGAATACTGTACACAAAAATACTTGGTGTCCTACAAAGTATTCCCAAAGATGCAGCATATAGGAAATACACTGAACAGATTGTAAATGAACGATTTAATTTGGTGCAAAAG GAAACCGATGTGCAAAAGCTAGAGGACAAACTGAATAGTGGTCAAATAGAAGAAGTCATTGTACAG GCTGAAAATGAGCTTTCCCTGGCAAGAAAGATGATACAGTGGAAACCATGGGAACCTTTAGTTGAAGAACCTCCTTCTGACCAGTGGAAATGGCCAATGTAA
- the NDUFA5 gene encoding NADH dehydrogenase [ubiquinone] 1 alpha subcomplex subunit 5 isoform X3: MAGALRKTTGLVGLAVSEHPHEETDVQKLEDKLNSGQIEEVIVQAENELSLARKMIQWKPWEPLVEEPPSDQWKWPM, encoded by the exons ATGGCGGGGGCACTGAGGAAG ACCACTGGACTTGTAGGATTGGCTGTATCTGAACACCCTCATGAG GAAACCGATGTGCAAAAGCTAGAGGACAAACTGAATAGTGGTCAAATAGAAGAAGTCATTGTACAG GCTGAAAATGAGCTTTCCCTGGCAAGAAAGATGATACAGTGGAAACCATGGGAACCTTTAGTTGAAGAACCTCCTTCTGACCAGTGGAAATGGCCAATGTAA
- the ASB15 gene encoding ankyrin repeat and SOCS box protein 15 gives MMDEREDFVEDLLTEYAIQLSIQESNGAIPPVSSSCNDSFVPPSEENRKIVTSIKQGQVFGLQELVKQKYALDEADERGWFPLHEAAAQPIQQILEVILDASYKTMWEYKTCDGETPLTLAAKAGFVENVQTLLEKGVWPNTKNDRGETPLLIAVRNSSFEMVSTLIKHNCSIHQPCAKRWSAMHEAAKQGRKDIVALLLKNGGNVNLKDGYGVTPLGVAAEYGHCDVLEHLIHKGGDVQALADDGASILFEAAGGGNPDCIALLLEYGGSGNVPNKAGLLPIHKAAYEGHYLALKYLIAVTSQTAIQKSGLSPVHSAADGQNSQCLELLIENGFNVNTLMAEHISNGYDDERKTALYFAVSNNDVLCTEILLKAGANPNKDPLNCLLVAVRAGNHEIVRLLLSYGANVNCYFMLVNDTHFPSAIQYALNDEVMLRLLLNHGYNVDMCFDCMHQDIFGNSFVWSTPEEDILPGWTSSVIKDNPFCDFIAVPWLKHLAGKVVRVFIDYMDYVPLCTKIKFILETQKEWTEIRQILDNPRPLKHLCRLKIRKLLGLRRLQKLSSMKKFPLPPVLKNYILYKEYDLYGEGIGLE, from the exons ATGATGGATGAAAGAGAAGATTTCGTTGAAGATCTACTCACTGAGTATGCCATCCAGCTTAGCATTCAAGAGTCAAATGGGGCCATACCACCGGTTTCTTCCAGCTGTAATGACAG TTTTGTGCCACCTAGTGAGGAAAATAGGAAAATCGTAACATCCATAAAGCAAG GTCAAGTATTTGGGCTCCAAGAACTTGTGAAACAGAAATATGCTTTGGATGAAGCTGATGAAAGAGGGTGGTTTCCACTGCatgaggctgcagctcagccaatTCAGCAAATACTTGAAGTCATTTTAGACG CATCTTATAAAACAATGTGGGAATACAAAACATGTGATGGAGAAACACCTTTGACACTGGCAGCAAAAGCTGGCTTTGTGGAAAATGTACAAACGTTACTGGAAAAGGGTGTTTGGCCCAATACCAAAAATGACAGAGGGGAAACTCCACTTCTTATCG CTGTAAGAAACAGCTCTTTTGAAATGGTATCCACTCTGATCAAACACAACTGTAGTATCCACCAGCCATGCGCAAAACGTTGGTCAGCAATGCACGAAGCAGCAAAACAGGGACGCAAAGACATTGTTGCCCTTCTTCTGAAGAATGGTGGAAATGTGAACCTTAAGGATGGATATGGAGTAACACCATTAGGTGTTGCTGCTGAATATGGTCACTGTGATGTGCTGGAGCATCTTATTCATAAGG GTGGAGATGTCCAGGCCTTAGCGGATGATGGTGCATCAATACTATttgaagcagctggaggaggtaATCCAGACTGCATAGCCCTTCTTTTGGAATATGGAGGAAGTGGCAATGTTCCAAATAAGGCAGGACTGCTTCCCATACACAAAGCAGCTTATGAGGGGCATTACCT GGCCCTGAAGTATCTCATTGCGGTCACATCCCAAACTGCAATTCAGAAAAGTGGGTTAAGCCCTGTtcattcagcagcagatggtCAGAATTCACAGTGCCTAGAGCTGCTCATTGAAAATGGTTTCAATGTCAATACTCTGATGGCTGAACACATTTCAAATGGTTATGACGATGAGAGGAAAACCGCACTGTATTTTGCTGTTTCTAACAATGACGTTCTTTGCACTGAAATACTGCTCAAAGCAGGGGCAAATCCAAACAAGGATCCTTTAAACTGTCTTCTTGTGGCAGTGAGGGCTGGCAACCATGAAATTGTAAGGCTGCTCCTGTCATATGGAGCAAATGTCAATTGCTACTTCATGTTGGTTAATGACACACATTTTCCCAGTGCCATTCAGTATGCCTTGAATGACGAGGTGATGCTGAGGCTGTTGCTCAATCATGGATATAATGTGGATATGTGTTTTGACTGTATGCATCAAGATATCTTTGGAAATTCTTTCGTGTGGTCTACTCCAGAGGAAGATATTCTCCCCGGGTGGACTTCTTCCGTAATAAAGGATAATCCA ttcTGTGACTTCATTGCTGTTCCTTGGTTGAAACATTTAGCAGGAAAAGTGGTTCGTGTTTTTATAGATTACATGGATTATGTCCCTCTATGCACAAAAATTAAGTTTATcttagaaacacagaaagaatgGACAGAGATACGTCAGATACTGG ATAATCCTCGCCCATTGAAGCATCTGTGTCGTCTGAAAATACGTAAACTCTTGGGGCTAAGGAGACTCCAGAAACTGTCATCCATGAAGAAGTTTCCACTTCCACCAGTTCTCAAGAACTATATCCTATACAAAGAATATGATCTGTATGGAGAAGGGATAGGTCTAGAGTAG